From the genome of Hemiscyllium ocellatum isolate sHemOce1 chromosome 6, sHemOce1.pat.X.cur, whole genome shotgun sequence:
AAGCCTTAGTGGACGCAGAAGAAACAATTGAACCTTAAGTTAACTGAAGGAAGAACAATGAATTCAATTAAATCTGACATAAATATTTTGctggaacattcaaaaaggcaatCAGTCAGGCTAATAGTTAAATCACATGTGTtttattgatgtaaattgtagTTTAATAacacgagcattaaaaaaagTCACAATATTGTGCTAACTTCAAAATTCTTTTTTTATTTGATCTTGTTAATATAGCAATAACAGACAAACCTATTTTGGTGGTGAATTTGATCTGATGCCTGGGTGTATTGTCACATATCTATTGTTCCATGTATTATCTTTAGACCTGCTTTGCCTGCTTTCTGACAAAGTACCTTGGACAACTGAATGAAATTTTTACAATCTCTTCATAACCTTGAGAGCAAGTTCGACTCTAAATCTCCCATAACAAAAACTGAACCGAGGGTAAACAGCAAGAATGCACGAGTGAGATGGGGCTGGGAACTGGGTGGGATGTAGACATGAAGGTTACACTGGAGTTAAAGACAAAGATAACTCGACAGGTTTACTGTGATCGCACAGGGTGATGGTATTGCACATTTCATGTAAAATACTGTCCTCTCACATGGACCCAACATTTGTGGTCACAACGTTAATTACCCAGGATGAATGACTGAAGGGAGCGGATGAGAACCAGTCACCACCTTTCCACCAGACTTGCATAGTCATCTGTCATCACGCTCTCTGTGTGAATTTTTGGGGACCTGTGTGTTCCCTGTTTCAGGCGATGTGCTCTGCGTTGCTCCTGGCGCTTCCTTTTCTCTTCCTGGCGCTCCTTCTGCCTCATGTACTGGAAACGCTGCAGGAAGAGATCCTTCGCGTAGTCATAGAGCTGCACATCCAGGAAGTTGAGCTGCTCTATGTGCCGCCGGGTTTGCCGGTCCAGCGTCACACTGGCCGCCCGGGTGCTGTTGAGTTGTGTGAACGGAGAAATGAACTTCAGCTGAAAGGTTCTTTCAAACAGACACTGGGTCTTCCTCTGGAACTCGGTCAGTCCGAAGAAGGCCATGTCCTTCAGGTTAGTCTTGGCGCTGTGCAAGAGTATTTCATTGCGCCTGCTGGCTCCCATGGTGGAGACGTTGTAACAACCCACCAGGCTCAGGTCAGCCAGCATGCGGACCTGGCGATTGTTGGCCAGGTTGTAAGGGCAATCCATAAACTCCTGCAAACTGCAGCCTGACCAGTCATCCCCTACGTAGCAGGTCGGAAGCTCATCCGGTGTAGGGGTCCGGCCATCACACATGTGTAATGAAGCCCTCCAGGTAGCTCCTCTCTGGACATGCCTCCATTCGCTTAAAAAGCGGGATACGGGGTCTCTGAGCATTGTTATGTAATAGAAGTTCCTAGAAATGTGGAGAGAAAGACCATCTGTGATATGTTTGCAATTTTTTGTAACAGAACAGCAGCAAAAGGGATTCTGTTTGCATCTCACTGTGTTGGGGAACAACCCGGCAGATGCTCTTAATTATGAACTTGCTGCTCTCCAAATAAGTCAGCATCAGCATCACCAATCCCCCgtccctcttcctccctcccccacctcgcAACCGACCGAGCATGTGTGGCGGCTCGGAGTCGGGCAAGCAACAGGGAAGCTCGGCAGATGACCGTGCTGTTACTCTTATTGCAGCCACAGTTAAAATCAGGAGGAATAACCCAGGATTTATCCAGGCTGGGATTTCCCGAGCAGTTGCAGTCATGTGAAAGTCAATAATGTGGATACTGGAGATAGGAAACAAAGATGGGataatgctggagaatctcaacaggtttgactgcatttgtggagagagaaacaaagtaacATTTCGAGTGCGGTCTTCAGAACTTTCTTCAGCAGCCATGTCtgtcgagtttctccagcattctgtgtttctTGTAGCCCCATGGTCGGATTGCCGCACCTTTCAAACGTTCCCTCCTTCCGAGCCAGAAATGCGAAGGATTGTGTCCACTCGGAGACCTGATGGGAGCGGACAGGAGTTCAGATGGTGGGGAGACAGGATCACGGCAAAATTGGCTGCAGTGTTGTCTCTCCACTCTGAATAGTGGTGATTGGATGGATGTGTGAATGAATGTATAGGGTGCTGGGGGGAATCTGAGGGAGGAAGGGCAGGTGTGCGTGTGGTAAATGGGTGGGCTGGATGGAGGAAGTGGGTAGGATGGAGGTAGGTGAGGGattgtgggggtgaggtgtgagGTAGGGTCAGGGTGGGTGAGGTAGTCGTTAGGAAGGGGGCATGGGTGAATTGGTAGATGGGTAGGGTGGAGGTGAGTGATATGGTAGATGAGTAGGGTGGGTGAGGTGAggaggggaggtgggtgtgggatAGTTTGAGGCTACTGCATTAGGGAGTATATTTGGTAATGGGCTATTCAGATCTGATCAGGGGCATGGTAGGGAGCCGAAGGGAATCGTTGGATATTAGGGCATTGCTGGATCCCATAGAGAGTAGTCAGTAGTCAGGTCGGTAGTTGGTATGGTGTAGGAAGTTGGAAGTAACCAGGGTGAGGTCAGGCAGTAGTTGTACTGTCAGAGAGTTGTTGCATAGTAGTTGGGAGCCCAGAAAGTTATTGGGGTTTCTCAAGGAGTTGAGGGGGAGTCAGGGACTTAGACTTAATGactggagtggaggagggagggagtgcaTGTTACCCCCCATGAGCCAGAAGTTAGAAGCATTGTTTTTTGTCAAACATTTTATGCTGGGGACATTAATGTGACACTGTCCAAAGTCTCCAACTTGGAATTGGAGAGACTGACATGGCGGTCCAAAGAACGGGGGAATTGCCTTTCAGAACTTTAAACTGGATGGGTCATATTCACAGGGTAGCAGGTTGAAAATTGTGTGGTGTCCTGATATGAATTTTCAGTTGTTTGTCTGCTGTCTGACAATCTGGAGACTGAAAGATTTGgatttttaattaaattcaaatcatGTATTGAAATCAAAATCTGATTTGGAATGATGTGGTTAAGAGAGAGTAAGAAAAATATTAGGCAGAATTAATAAATAACTGTTTGTTTAGTCAGTCGCAAATTGTGAAAGAATGTGACTACACACTTATAAATTTAAACTTTCAAGTATTTTGGCAGTAACGATGAATGGTCATGTCATTAAAAATTCACTTATACACGAATGAACTGGCTATAATAGTTACTGGGGCATTTAATGGGTATCTGGTGGATAAATATTAAGACTTGCAATGTCAAAGTCTATTTTTGAGATATTGTTATGGCATGATCCAGGAATAAAATAACTCTGACCACGATTTCTCGATTTTCATGATCATGGTATAGTTAGCATCACAATTATTTTCAATCCAAAAATCAGGACATTTGTAACAATAAATCACACTGTTGCGAGTTTTAACTTAAAATTCAGTTACTTTCACTCATTAGTGCAACACCAAATTCTATTAAGCAAAATTTGATCCTTAAATTAATATCTAATGTCAATAAATCAAAATTTTCCTTCAACACCATGATTTATATTTTCCTTGGAATGATTAATAGTAACTTAGTTCTTGATCCAATTGAAATTGATGTATGGGTAAAAAGGAGCAATTCACCCAATACCATTCTCCCATTatctccctgtagccctgcacaGTTCCCTTTTAAAATAATCCAttgcacaatggcacagtggttagcactgctgcctcacagtaccagagacctgggttcaaatcctacctcagttaactgtctgtgtggagtttgcacattttctgtgTGGGGTtttttccaggtgctctggtttcttcccacagtccaaaaatgtgcagttcaggtgaattggccatgctaaattgcccctagtgttaggtgaagggttaaatgtaggggaatgggactgggtgggttgctcttcggagggtgggtgtggatttgttgggctgaagggcctgtttccacacggtaagtaatctaatttctgcTTGAaagtctcaattgaacctgcctccatcaactgaggcagcacattccagattttGACCACTTGCTATTTGAAAAGGTTTTATTCAAGTCACCATCACTACTTCCACCAATTATCTTTCTTATGTGCTTTCTCTTTTTTGATTCTTTCACCAATGGATTAAATATAGAGTTACCCTACCGCAGGTGTTCccaatctactctgtccagacagCTCGTGATCTTGAAAacctttatcaaatctcctctcaatcttctcttcaAAGTAAACAGTCGCAGCTTCTACAATCTATCCACAGAACAGAACTTCCTCAGCCCTGGAAgtatttcttcagttctgaagaaggatcattggattcaaaacattaactctgtttgtctctccacagatgctgccaaacctgctgaatttctcaagcaatttcagtttttgtttggttcaccaggatgttgtctgggctggactTGTATGAGAGATTAGATGGGCTGTGGTTGTTTTCTTTGGGGCAGAAAAGGCCAAGGTGACAgcctgaggtgtacaaagttatgagAGACAGAGGTAAGGTAGATAGGAAGGAAGTTTTCCCTTTGTGGAAGGATCAATAATTATGGATTATAGATTTATGGTCAGGGCAGTAGGTTTAGAGCAgagtttttttcacccagaggatggtgggtatctggaacttaCTGCATGAAAGTGTAGAAAAGGTGGGAATCATCAGAATATTTAAGATGTATTCAGGTGAACACTTGAAAAGCCATAGGCTACAAGGCTACATGCCAAGTGCTAGAAATGAAACTAGAGTAGTTAGGTGCTTGATGACCAGTGTAGATATGATAGGCTGAATCTCCTCTTTTTAGGCTGTAATGCTCGATGACTAACTCCAAGATGGTCTTTCTCCCATTCCAATCAGCATATCTTGCAGACAAATATCCATTTTACTCAAGCTCGTAATATGGTGCCAGTGGAGTTCCAACCTGTCATTGTATCTTCTACCCTCCTACTCTTATGATAATGCTTGTCCCCATCATCCTTGACCCAACAAACATAAACTTTCACCATTTCTCTGTAATCCATGAACATTCTCATCATCTACGCCCAATCATCACTTCCTTTGACATTCTATCTCTCGTCCCTTTGCCATCACACATGACAACTGAAACCTTGACCCTGAACTCCAATTATCCTTCTTGGTACTTTCATCGGCTCCTTTGGTGCACCCCATGAGACCTCTGAATATGTGACTTTGGAATTAATCTGTTTCCATCAACCCAATCCAAACTCACCCTTGTGACTGTTCTCTCCATCAACTAGCACTCTCAATTTTATGTATAAGACCCTAATGTTGACAGCATCAAATCTTAGATCATCAATCACCTTGACAAACCCCATTTAGAACTACACCCTATCCTACCCTTCAGAGGACCACCACAGCTCAGATGCTTGTTCCTTCCCTCCTCTGCACTCACTGTGTCCAAACATCTACCTttgcacacacacggacacacacagcacCCCCATGCCATAGTTAAATGTAGACAATTACTCACCTTATACGCAACTGCACAGAGTCAACTGGGTGCATTCACCTGTAAGTGACTGGGAACTAGGTTCCACAAGACTTGTCCTAACAGTGCAACTATTAAAATTTGCTTCAGGCTAATGAGTGTGAATGGCATGCAAGCATGTTACAAGTATGAACTTGCCACAGACTAGACATGCCAAAAACACACTGCCGAGTTCATGTCTACTTCATCTCGCAAcaagaaatgaatatttttcatctctTGTAACTGCCCCaaagagtctgcaatgggataagAATAGGTTATGTGAGAATAGATTCATTACTTGGGTTAagttagataggttaagtgagtcaTACAAAGCATGTGGTGTGAGGGAGAGGTCAGACGAAATAAGGCAGTGTAGGCAAAgattcagagagacagagatatacagcatggaaacagacccttcggtccaactcgtccatgccaaccagatatcccaacccaatctagtcccacctgccagcatctggcccatattcctccaaacccttcctattcgtatacctatccacattccttttaaatgttgcaattgtactagcctccaccacttcctctggcagctcattccatacacgtaccaccctctgagtgaaaaagttgcctcttgggcctcttttatatcttttccttctcaccctaaaccaatgtcctctagttctggactcccccaccccaggaaaaagactttgtctatttatcctatccatgcccctcatgattttataatcctctataaggtcacccctcagcctccgacgctccaggaaaaacagccctagcctattcagcctgctCCTATTGTTCAAATCCaattctggcaatatccttgcaaatcttttcggaagcctttcaagtttcacaacatatttccaataggaaagagaccagaactgcatgtaatattccaacagtggcctaaccaatgtcctctacagtgGCAACATgtcctcctaactcctgtactcaatactccgaccaacaaaggaaagcataccaaatgccttcttcactatcctatctacctgcgacttcattctcaaggacctatgaacctgcactccaaggtctctttgttcagcaacactccctaggaccttgccattaagtgcataaatcctgctaaaatttgctttcccaaagtggagcacctcacatttatctaaattaaacgacCATTTCTCAGCCTGTTGTAATTtgtgataaccttctttgctgtccactacacctccaattttggtgtcatctgcaaacttactagctatacctcttatgctcacaaccatgaaaatgatgaaaagtagtggatccagcaccgatccttgtggtcacagacctccaccatcaccctctgtcttctacctttgcgcaagttctgtatccaaatggtgagttctccctgtattccatcagatctaaccttactcaccagtctcccaagggcaaccttgtcaaatgccttactgaagtccatatagatcacaccttctctagtaagtacatccacaccctgaatcagaaaatattcttgtacacacttaaattcctccccatctaaaccctaaacactatggcagtcccagtctatgtttggaaagtaaaattctctaccataaccacccaattagtcttactgataactgagatctccttacaaatttatttctcaatttctctctgacttttagggggtcgataatacaatcccaataaggtgatcatcctttcttttttctcaattccacccacataacttcactggatgtatgtctgggaatatcctccctacata
Proteins encoded in this window:
- the hs6st3b gene encoding heparan-sulfate 6-O-sulfotransferase 3-B is translated as MDEKCNRRLLLLVLVVLFVVIIFQYVCPGASSCRMQWGDRALDFGLSPLGQRPGAEERRFQGAFNFTERDLWRRLDFDIKGDDVIVFLHIQKTGGTTFGRHLVRNIRLEQPCDCRAGQKKCTCHRPGKRESWLFSRFSTGWSCGLHADWTELVNCVPALMENPQQRDTHRNFYYITMLRDPVSRFLSEWRHVQRGATWRASLHMCDGRTPTPDELPTCYVGDDWSGCSLQEFMDCPYNLANNRQVRMLADLSLVGCYNVSTMGASRRNEILLHSAKTNLKDMAFFGLTEFQRKTQCLFERTFQLKFISPFTQLNSTRAASVTLDRQTRRHIEQLNFLDVQLYDYAKDLFLQRFQYMRQKERQEEKRKRQEQRRAHRLKQGTHRSPKIHTESVMTDDYASLVERW